The following are from one region of the Myotis daubentonii chromosome 2, mMyoDau2.1, whole genome shotgun sequence genome:
- the ACVR1B gene encoding activin receptor type-1B, with amino-acid sequence MAESAGASSFFPLVVLLLAGSSGSGPRGIQALLCTCTSCLQANYTCETDGACMVSIFNLDGMEHHVRTCIPKVELVPAGKPFYCLSSEDLRNTHCCYTDFCNKIDLRVPSGHLKEPEHPSMWGPVELVGIIAGPVFLLFLIIIIVFLVINYHQRVYHNRQRLDMEDPSCEMCLSKDKTLQDLVYDLSTSGSGSGLPLFVQRTVARTIVLQEIIGKGRFGEVWRGRWRGGDVAVKIFSSREERSWFREAEIYQTVMLRHENILGFIAADNKDNGTWTQLWLVSDYHEHGSLFDYLNRYTVTIEGMIKLALSAASGLAHLHMEIVGTQGKPGIAHRDLKSKNILVKKNGMCAIADLGLAVRHDAVTDTIDIAPNQRVGTKRYMAPEVLDETINMKHFDSFKCADIYALGLVYWEIARRCNSGGVHEEYQLPYYDLVPSDPSIEEMRKVVCDQKLRPNIPNWWQSYEALRVMGKMMRECWYANGAARLTALRIKKTLSQLSVQEDVKI; translated from the exons CTCTGCTGTGTACATGCACCAGCTGCCTACAGGCCAACTACACGTGTGAAACAGATGGGGCCTGCATGGTTTCCATTTTCAACCTGGATGGGATGGAGCACCATGTGCGTACCTGCATCCCCAAAGTGGAGCTGGTCCCTGCTGGGAAGCCCTTCTATTGCCTGAGCTCCGAGGACCTGCGTAACACCCACTGCTGCTATACTGACTTCTGCAACAAGATCGACCTGAGGGTGCCCAGTG GTCACCTCAAGGAGCCTGAGCACCCTTCCATGTGGGGCCCTGTGGAGCTGGTCGGCATCATTGCCGGCCCAGTGTTCCTCCTGTttctcatcatcatcattgttttCCTCGTCATTAACTATCACCAGCGTGTCTATCACAACCGCCAGAGGCTGGACATGGAAGATCCCTCATGTGAGATGTGCCTCTCCAAAGACAAGACGCTCCAAGATCTTGTCTACGATCTCTCCACATCAGGGTCTGGCTCAG GGTTACCACTTTTTGTCCAGCGCACAGTGGCCCGAACCATCGTCTTACAGGAGATTATCGGCAAGGGCCGGTTTGGAGAAGTGTGGCGCGGCCGCTGGAGGGGTGGTGATGTGGCTGTGAAGATTTTCTCTTCTCGTGAGGAACGGTCTTGGTTCCGGGAAGCAGAGATATACCAGACAGTCATGCTGCGCCACGAAAACATCCTCGGATTTATTGCTGCTGACAATAAAG ATAATGGCACCTGGACACAGCTGTGGCTCGTCTCGGACTACCACGAGCATGGCTCCCTGTTCGATTATCTTAACCGGTACACAGTGACGATCGAGGGGATGATTAAGCTGGCCTTGTCTGCTGCCAGTGGGCTGGCACACCTGCACATGGAGATCGTGGGCACCCAAG GGAAGCCTGGAATTGCTCATCGAGACTTAAAGTCGAAGAACATCCTAGTGAAGAAAAATGGCATGTGCGCCATTGCAGACCTGGGCCTGGCCGTCCGTCATGATGCAGTCACAGACACCATTGACATTGCCCCAAATCAGAGGGTGGGAACCAAACG ATACATGGCCCCTGAAGTGCTTGATGAAACCATTAACATGAAGCACTTTGACTCCTTTAAATGTGCTGATATCTATGCCCTCGGGCTTGTATATTGGGAGATTGCTCGAAGATGCAATTCTGGAG gaGTCCATGAAGAATATCAGCTGCCATATTATGACTTAGTGCCCTCTGACCCTTCCATTGAGGAAATGCGCAAGGTCGTATGTGACCAGAAGCTGCGTCCCAACATCCCCAACTGGTGGCAGAGTTACGAG GCGTTACGAGTGATGGGGAAGATGATGCGAGAGTGCTGGTACGCCAACGGCGCAGCCCGCCTGACTGCTCTGCGCATTAAGAAGACCCTCTCCCAGCTCAGCGTGCAGGAAGATGTGAAGATCTaa